Proteins from one Xenopus tropicalis strain Nigerian chromosome 1, UCB_Xtro_10.0, whole genome shotgun sequence genomic window:
- the LOC116408233 gene encoding uncharacterized protein LOC116408233 → MFTPEQETHIVNMVIANNAIRLREIQQRIIDNDTIFQNIHSASISALSRVLARHRIRMKEIYRVPFERNTERVKQLRYDYVQRVMELEADAMGHELLFVDEAGFNLSKTRRRGRNIIGHRAIINVPGQRGGNITMCAAISQNGVVHHHATIGPYNTAHIIAFLDTLHDMLTVQRPEHTRYVIIWDNVSFHRAALVRNWFTDHPSFMALNLPPYSPFLNPIEEFFSAWRWKVYDRHPHQQVGLLQAMEEACGDIDQASCQAWIRHSRRYFPRCLGLEDIACDVAEPRKTT, encoded by the exons ATGTTCACTCCAGAGCAAGAGACCCATATAGTGAACATGGTGATTGCCAATAATGCAATAAGACTGCGCGAAATACAGCAGCGCATAATTGATAATGACACCATCTTTCAAAATATACACAGTGCAAGCATTTCTGCACTAAGTCGTGTACTTGCGCGCCACAGAATAAGAATGAAGGAAATTTACAGAGTTCCTTTCGAGAGAAACACAGAACGTGTAAAGCAACTGCGATATGACTATGTGCAG AGAGTGATGGAACTAGAAGCAGATGCCATGGGACATGAGCTACTTTTTGTAGATGAGGCCGGTTTTAACCTCAGTAAAACCAGGAGACGTGGCAGGAACATTATTGGACACCGTGCCATCATCAATGTCCCAGGACAACGTGGTGGTAACATAACCATGTGTGCAGCTATAAGCCAAAATGGTGTTGTTCACCATCATGCAACCATAGGCCCATACAACACTGCACACATTATTGCATTCCTGGACACCTTACATGACATGCTCACTGTTCAGAGACCAGAGCATACCCGATATGTCATCATATGGGACAATGTTAGTTTCCATAGGGCTGCTTTGGTCCGCAACTGGTTTACAGACCACCCATCCTTCATGGCACTCAACCTCCCTCCATACTCTCCATTCTTAAATCCCATCGAGGAGTTCTTCTCTGCCTGGCGCTGGAAAGTGTACGACCGTCATCCTCATCAACAGGTAGGCCTTTTACAGGCAATGGAGGAGGCATGTGGAGATATTGACCAGGCATCATGTCAGGCCTGGATACGGCATTCAAGGAGATATTTTCCCCGGTGCCTTGGACTGGAGGATATCGCATGCGATGTGGCCGAACCCAGAAAGACAACATGA